The genomic window GGCATCGATATCGATCATCTGCCCCGGTGCAATACGGTCCACATCGTCGTCGGCGATCGCGGTCTGGCTGGAACGGAACGGGTTGGCGTCGACTTCCGTCACTGCACCACCCTTCGCCTCAGCCTTCGCGGTTGCCGCATCCATCGCAAACAACAGCAAGCGGCCTGACAAAGGCTGTGCTTCATTCGCGCCAAGTTGCACGTGGAAGAAACGATGCGTCGGAACGCTTTGCACATCCGGTCGTGCCCAAACGCCGACGCCACCCAGCACACCGAGGCCAAGCAGCGCAGTTAAAGCAAGTTGACGGTGACGCATGAATATTTCCCCATGGATTCGCACAACACTTTGCCAAATTATCTCAACCCGTCGTCCCGACCTGCGCCGGGACGACGGCCAATGTAGCAACACGCGAGCTCAAGACTTACTCCGCCTTTGCCTCCGCATCCTTCAGCGGCACCAATCGCAGATCCTGGAAATCAAAACTGAAATCGGTCAGCGGCGAGATCGGTTCCATACGCACTTCGCGCACGTGCCCATCCACATCAAGCGCAAAGTTGACGAAAGCATCGGCGTTCAAGGCTCGATCGTCCCAGCGCACGATAAAGGTATCGTGCTGCCAGGGTTCCATCGTCCCGACCAGCTGCTTGGTCTTGCTGAAACGCAGGCGCAACTTGCCACCTTCGTTGCTGATGATGATGTCGCCGTACCACGGATCGCGATAGGTACCCGCATAGTTGGCCAGCGGCAGCGATGGTTTGCTGTTCGGATCGCGCGCAGCTTCGTGCTTCTTCCAGCTATCGTCTGAATCACCGTGCGCGTGCTGCACCGCCTTGTCGTAGATAGCGGCCCAATCCGTTTTGCTACCGGGATTGAGGTAGGCATCAAGCACGCGGTAAGTGACCGCATTGAACGCGGCACCGGATTCCTGGTTGGTAAGCACCACGACGCCAAGCTTCTGCCCCGGCACCAGGGTCACGCGCGAGACCATGCCAGGCCAGCCGCCGGTATGCCATACCAGCTTCTGGCCGTGGTAATCGCTGAGGAACCAGCCCTCACCGTAGCCGGAAAAATTCGGCATCAGTGGCTGCAGTTCGGGAACCGGGGGTTTGCTGACCGGAATGGGCGTCAGCATCGTCCACATCTGGTTCTGACTATCCTGCGAGAACAGCCGGCGCGACTTGCCGTCCGCGCCGTTGCCCGGCAGCTCGCCACCGGCCAGTTGCACATTCATCCATTTGGCCAGGTCATGCACGCTGGCATAGATGCCGCCCGCGCCCGGATCATTGAGCCAGGCCATCGGCGGCACCGGTTTCAGATCTTTGAAATCGTACAGCGCGTGGCCCGTCGCATAGTCCATGCCCGGCTTCAGATAGGTCATGTCGACCAGCGACTCATCCATGCCGACCGGCTTGAAAATGTGCTCGCGAAGGTATTGGGCATACGACTGGCCGGATACCTTCTCGATGATCAGCGTGGCGACGGCGAACAGAATGTTGTCGTAGGCATAGTGGCTGCGGAAGCCGTTGGTCAACGGCACCTTGGCCAGGCGCTCCACCACATCCCTGGTGGTATAGCTGGTCGGCGGCCAGTACAGCAGGTCGCCCGCACCCAGGCTCAGGCCGCTGCGATGCGCCAGCAGATCACGCACGCGCATCTCGTGCGTCACATAGGGATCGGACATCTGGAACCACGGCAGATAATCCGTAACCCGTCCATCCATATCCAGCTTGCCCTGCTCGGCCAGCATCTGCAGCGCTGCGGCAGTGAACGCCTTGGTATTGGAGGCGATCGCGAACAGCGTATGTGCATCCACCTTGTCCGGCTTGCCGGTTTCGCGCAGGCCATAGCCCTTCTCGAACACCACCTTGCCATCCTTCACGATCGCCACGGCGATGCCGGGTACGTTGAAGGTCTTGCGCACGCCGTCGACGTACGCGTCGAAGTCCTGCAGCATGGGCGGCAAGCTGGCCTGCTCCGCTTGTTGCGCGGCCGGTGTTGCGGCCTGTTCGGGAGCGGCCGGCATGGACCACGCCGGCACGGCCGAGGCAAACACCAGCAACGCGCTGCATCCGGCCAAACGCAAGGACAAGGGTGAAAGGGGCATGAGGATTCCTGGCAAAACAAAGCCGCAGTCTAGCTTGCCTGCTGTGCTCGGTAACCAGCGCCGGAAGTCACGCAAAACGCGTCGCACTGCAGCAGGCGGCGAGCAGGTCGATGGCTACGCGGCTGCCCGTAGCGGAACGCATCACCTATCGACAAGCTTGCCTGCGTGATGCCTGCGCGAACTCAACCATGCAAATACTTGCCGCGGAACGCACTACACTGCGCTATCGCAAGCAAGGAGTCCGCGATGTCGAGTTCACGTCTCATTCCCCTGTTGCTGCTGGTCATCCTGGCCGGCGCGCTGATCTATTGGAACCGTCACCCGGCCCAGCCGCCGGACATGGTTGCAAATGGGAATGTCACGTTACCCAAGGACAATTGCCCCGCCGCGGGCGCGAACCTGCCTTCCTTCATGCCGCCGGAGGCCTGCGATACGCTGGTGCGCATCATGCACAACGGTCCGTTCCCGTACTCCCAGGACGGCGCGGTGTTCGGTAATTACGAGGGCTTGCTGCCGCAGGAGCCGCGCGGTTTCTATCACGAATACACCGTCGACACGCCGGACGCACGCAACCGCGGCACACGGCGCATCATCACCGGCGGCACGCCGCCGACAGTCTTGTATTACACCGGCGATCACTACCACAGCTTCCAGCCTTTCCAGGTGCGCCCATGAGCGCAGAAGGCTCCCTCGATCTGACTCAGGCGCATGATGGCGGCGTGTATTTTGTCGAGGCTGCCGATCTCGACGCGCTTGCTACCGCGGCCAAGGAAGGTCATCTGTACGTTTGCCGTGCCGATCTGGCCGGCTGCCACGACAAGAGCGAATTGCTCAAGCGCCTGGCCGCGGCACTGAAGCTGCCATCCGGTTTTGGTCACAACTGGGATGCCCTGCTGGACAGCCTGCGCGATCTCGGCTGGCTGCATGGCGTGGGCCATGCGTTGCTGCTGGATCACGCTAACGATCTACGCCAGGCCGCGCTTAAGGACTTCGACACACTGCTCAGCATCCTGCACGAATCGGCCAGTTTTGCCATGGATCAGAACCGTCCGTTCTTTGCATTCCTGAGCCTGCCCGAACATCCCATCGCCTTGCCTACTCATCGCTAATAAATATGCAGCACATCGATTTTGAACTCGAAGGCGACTACGTCGAACTCAACCAGCTGCTGAAGCTGGCTGGCCTGTGTGACAGCGGCGGCCAAGGCAAGCAGATTGTCGCCAGCGGCGCGGTTTACGTGGATGGCCAACAGGAATTGCGCAAGACCTGCAAGATCCACGCAGGGCAAACCGTGCAACTGGATGATGTGGCGATCCGGGTACAGGGCTAAGCGCCATCGGGAGTAACCTCCGGGTCAGTACGGGCGAATACCAGGCATCAGCGTGCCTTTGGAGGCTCTGTGAAACCGCTCCGATTGATCTATGCATTCGCCCTTGGCAGCCTGACTGCCTGTACCGCCGTGGCCGGCAACGCCAACCTTCCAGACCCCAGCCTCGATGCACCCAAGACCACGTCGCACAGCACGGAAACCGCTGTGCTGTCTGGTGGTTGCTTCTGGGGCATGCAGTCCGTGTTCGAGCATGTGCGGGGGGTTCGGCAGGTCTGGGCTGGTTACAGCGGCGGCGACGCCAGCACCGCCCATTACGACGATGTCAGCGAGGGCAACACCGGCCATGCTGAGTCGGTAAAGATTGCTTTCGACCCTGCAGTGATCAGCTACGGTCAGCTGCTGAAAATCTATTTCGCGGTCGCGCATGACCCGACTGAACTCAATCGGCAAGGGCCGGATGCCGGTACGCAATACCGCTCCGAGATTTTCTATGCCGACGCGGAGCAGCAGAAGATTGCGCGAGCTTACGTTGCACAGCTCGACGCTGACAAAGTCTTCGACTCGTCCATCGTGACGCTGGTACAACCGCTAAAGGCGTTCTATCCGGCTGAGTCCTATCATCAGGATTACGCACGCAATCATCCAGATGACGCCTATATCGTGATCAACGATGCGCCGAAAGTGGCGAGGTTGAAGCAACTGTATCCCGCGCTGTATCAACCAGAGCAGCAAGTGGTCGACGTACAACTCTAGGTTGAACCAGCCGTGCAGGTTGCCCCCTATTTCGGGGGCACCAAGCGAAGGCGCGACGATTCATGCCGCGGATTGGGCGACAACATCCGCTCGATCTCCGTGGCCGGCAATCCGCGCGAGTAGTAATACCCTTGCCCTTCCACGCAACCGGCGCGCAGCAGAAAATCATGCTGCGCTGCGGTTTCAATGCCTTCGGCAATCGTGCAGATACCCAGACTCCTGGCGATGGCGAGCATGGCTTCCACGATGGCCACGTCGTTGGTGCTGTCTGGCAAATCGGTAACGAAGGAGCGATCGATCTTCAAGTAATCGATGCCCGACATCTTCAGGTAGGCCAGGGACGAATAACCGGTACCAAAGTCGTCGATGGCAATACCAACGCCCAGTGCATGCAGAGCGTGCATGGTTTGCTCAGTGGCCTCACCCAATCGCAGGATCGCGCTTTCGGTAATTTCGAACATCAGGCGCTTGGGCGATATCTGACTGCTCTGCAGCGACTGTTTCACGCTTTCGATAAAGCCCGGGTGGCCGAAAGTAGCCGCCGATGCATTCAGCGCCACGCGGATGGATGGCAGCTTCAACTGGTCCCAATGGCGTACTTGCGCACATACGGCACGCATCGTCCATGCGTCGATGCGGCGGATCAAACCCAGGCTCTCGGCCAGTGGGATGAACTCGTCCGGCATCAGTTCGCCGCGTTCGGGATGCCGCCAGCGCAAGAGCGCTTCTACCGCTACGATGCGGCCAGTACGCAACTCTACGCTGGGCTGGAACACCAGATGGAATTCGTCGCGCATCAGTGCCTGCCGCAAATCCGCGCCCAGCATCAGGCGCATGCGTGCGTCGGCGTGCATCAGCGGCGTGTAGAAACGGAAGGTGTTGCGCTCCTGGGTTTTGGCGGCGTACATGGCTGCATCGGCATTCGCGATCAACACCACCGGATCACTGCCATCCAGCGGATAACCGGCAATGCCGATGCTCGCGCTCATGACGATTTCGTAGTCGCCGATCAGCATCGGCTCGGACAAGCTTTGCAGTAATCGGATAGCGAATTGCGCGGCCTGCTCGCGCGTGCGCAGCCCGCCGAGCAACACGGTGAATTCGTCGCCACCGATACGGCTGGCCACATCGTTTTCACCCAATTCGCGGCGGATACGCTGCGCCACTTTCACCAGCAAACGATCGCCGATCGCATGACTGTAGCTGTCGTTGACCGCCTTGAAGGCATCGAGGTCGACAAACAGCACCGCAGCTGCGCCGTTCATGCGTGCCGCGGCCTCGATCGCATGCGCGCAATGGCGTTGGAATTCACTGCGATTGGCCAGGCCGGTCAACGGGTCGTGCGCCACCATGTATTCCAAACGCTGGCGGTCGGCCTTGCTGCGCGTAATGTCGGTAATCAC from Dyella caseinilytica includes these protein-coding regions:
- a CDS encoding serine hydrolase, with the protein product MPLSPLSLRLAGCSALLVFASAVPAWSMPAAPEQAATPAAQQAEQASLPPMLQDFDAYVDGVRKTFNVPGIAVAIVKDGKVVFEKGYGLRETGKPDKVDAHTLFAIASNTKAFTAAALQMLAEQGKLDMDGRVTDYLPWFQMSDPYVTHEMRVRDLLAHRSGLSLGAGDLLYWPPTSYTTRDVVERLAKVPLTNGFRSHYAYDNILFAVATLIIEKVSGQSYAQYLREHIFKPVGMDESLVDMTYLKPGMDYATGHALYDFKDLKPVPPMAWLNDPGAGGIYASVHDLAKWMNVQLAGGELPGNGADGKSRRLFSQDSQNQMWTMLTPIPVSKPPVPELQPLMPNFSGYGEGWFLSDYHGQKLVWHTGGWPGMVSRVTLVPGQKLGVVVLTNQESGAAFNAVTYRVLDAYLNPGSKTDWAAIYDKAVQHAHGDSDDSWKKHEAARDPNSKPSLPLANYAGTYRDPWYGDIIISNEGGKLRLRFSKTKQLVGTMEPWQHDTFIVRWDDRALNADAFVNFALDVDGHVREVRMEPISPLTDFSFDFQDLRLVPLKDAEAKAE
- a CDS encoding ribonuclease domain-containing protein, with translation MSSSRLIPLLLLVILAGALIYWNRHPAQPPDMVANGNVTLPKDNCPAAGANLPSFMPPEACDTLVRIMHNGPFPYSQDGAVFGNYEGLLPQEPRGFYHEYTVDTPDARNRGTRRIITGGTPPTVLYYTGDHYHSFQPFQVRP
- a CDS encoding barstar family protein, which gives rise to MSAEGSLDLTQAHDGGVYFVEAADLDALATAAKEGHLYVCRADLAGCHDKSELLKRLAAALKLPSGFGHNWDALLDSLRDLGWLHGVGHALLLDHANDLRQAALKDFDTLLSILHESASFAMDQNRPFFAFLSLPEHPIALPTHR
- a CDS encoding RNA-binding S4 domain-containing protein is translated as MQHIDFELEGDYVELNQLLKLAGLCDSGGQGKQIVASGAVYVDGQQELRKTCKIHAGQTVQLDDVAIRVQG
- the msrA gene encoding peptide-methionine (S)-S-oxide reductase MsrA encodes the protein MKPLRLIYAFALGSLTACTAVAGNANLPDPSLDAPKTTSHSTETAVLSGGCFWGMQSVFEHVRGVRQVWAGYSGGDASTAHYDDVSEGNTGHAESVKIAFDPAVISYGQLLKIYFAVAHDPTELNRQGPDAGTQYRSEIFYADAEQQKIARAYVAQLDADKVFDSSIVTLVQPLKAFYPAESYHQDYARNHPDDAYIVINDAPKVARLKQLYPALYQPEQQVVDVQL
- a CDS encoding putative bifunctional diguanylate cyclase/phosphodiesterase, producing MPLAYGLAAVVGLVLCLTWGALQVQVTLAGFLNGESLWSKAQKQTVIDLYAYAQRGDPARLESFKRNYEVVRSDRWARDAIAKGHYDKQQVANAFKRGGVIPAAIPGMIFILDHFSHAPYMGQAITDWRSVDSSIEELNTIAGELQQAYQNGKPSEEELARQSSRIDNLNGYIQPRSDEFSLDIALGAAWLGGVLFAGTLAAALVASLLWFRMAQRILASIRGTEEKYRLLFDSAADAIVMVDETHGKILGVNRTASVWTGRDPQELVGMNFLGLFAEGSLRAAGTSTIGLLRAVNGVVRTVETHSSLTTWGNLPVRQAIMRDISDRVAMEQERRIASEAMASVAEGIIIADAERRVTTVNGAHTRITGYTLQYLQHHRFDELRRMPDGSSLPSSIWDMVAEGGNWVGEVQSWRSDGSSYPELLSISAIRNGDGHVQHYVAVITDITRSKADRQRLEYMVAHDPLTGLANRSEFQRHCAHAIEAAARMNGAAAVLFVDLDAFKAVNDSYSHAIGDRLLVKVAQRIRRELGENDVASRIGGDEFTVLLGGLRTREQAAQFAIRLLQSLSEPMLIGDYEIVMSASIGIAGYPLDGSDPVVLIANADAAMYAAKTQERNTFRFYTPLMHADARMRLMLGADLRQALMRDEFHLVFQPSVELRTGRIVAVEALLRWRHPERGELMPDEFIPLAESLGLIRRIDAWTMRAVCAQVRHWDQLKLPSIRVALNASAATFGHPGFIESVKQSLQSSQISPKRLMFEITESAILRLGEATEQTMHALHALGVGIAIDDFGTGYSSLAYLKMSGIDYLKIDRSFVTDLPDSTNDVAIVEAMLAIARSLGICTIAEGIETAAQHDFLLRAGCVEGQGYYYSRGLPATEIERMLSPNPRHESSRLRLVPPK